The Armatimonadia bacterium region TGCCAGTAGGCCACCAGGTAGCGACCGCCACAGAGCTTGTTCACGAGTTGGTCTCCGTAGAAGAGCCCCACCTGCCGGTCACTGAACACCACCTTGGGCTTGTCCGGGGAACTGAGGTCCACGACGAAGGTCTCTGCCCCACCGCAGTGCACCAGCGCATAGCGGCCGGGTTCAGGCACGACCACTTGCTTGACGCCCTTGCCGGGGATGTTGAGGCGGCCGATCTCGGTCAGCCGGAGGTCTTGGCCGATGTCGTAGATGCCCATGCCACCCAGACCCTCGGCGGTGAAGAGGCGGTTGCCGAGGCAGGAGACGAAGCCGACTTCCTCCTTCGTCGGGTGGCTCGCGACGAGCTCCAGACGGTCGCCGAGTCGCACCGCCTGGACTCCCGCCGAGCCACAGGCAAGCCACGCAAGATCGCCCTGAAGGGTCGCTGAGTGGACCTGCCCCTCGGGACGGTAGACCAGAAAGGGCGTGCTGTCTTGCTTGGTGTCGGACGCGGCGGGCAGGACCGGCGGAGTATCCGCCTCTCGCACTACGGGGCTCGCCATACCCGGCGCGGAGACGACGTACAGGCCGCTGTAGACGCCGGCAGCGTAGATGACACCGTCACCGAGAGCTATCCCACCCACGGGGTCGGCCAGCTCCCTGCCGGGCGGGATTGGGAGCTGCGCATGGGCTACGATCGCGGGCTTGGCCGGATCGTCGACCTTGATGACGAAGACGCCGTTGTGAGTATCTGCGGCGAAGCAGTAGTCGCCGGCGACAGACGCGGCCCAGGTGTCGATGGAGATTGAGTAGAAGGGCGGGAACTTGACGCGAGACACATAGACCGGGGCCCTGGGGTCGGACACGTCCCAGATCTCCAGGCCGTGGCCCTTCCCGAAGCCCTCCTCCGTGTTGCGGTTCCGGTTGTGGTGGCCCGTGGCCGCGTAGCAGTACTTGCCACGCAGGCAGCCTCCGTCACCGTAGCCGTCCAGCGGCCCTGCCCCGATGACGGCCGGCTCACGAGGGTTCGTCATATCCCCGATCAGGAGCTGTCGTGAGGACCAGTCGCCGATGTACAGCAGGTTGTCCCGCGACCAGCAAGACTGCGCCTCGGGGGTCTTGAGCATGCTGACGTGACGGACCTGGCGCGGGTCGGAGATGTCGACGGTCTCGATGCCGTAGCAGCGCTCCGCGATGAAGGCGAGCTTGCCGGAGACCCAGATGCCCGTAGCCATCTCAACCGAATCGTAGTGGCTGACCAAGACCGGCCTGGCAGAATCCGAGATGTCGACGATCCACAGACCGTCCTGCCGGGCAGTGAGGTAGGCCAGATTGCCCCGGACGGTTATCTGCCGGGTGTTGCCCAATCCCGCGAGCGTCCCGAGCAGTCGCGGAGTCTCAGGCTGCGTGATGTCCAGCACGTACAGATTGCCCTGACCGATGGCGTAGAGGCGGTTGCCCACGACCTCGGCGGCCATGCAGGGGCCGACTTTCTCGACCTTGTGATAGGGCAGGCGCTTCCCGTAGAGGCTTTCGTCATGCCCGGTCTGAGGAGGCGTCTCTGCAGCGAAGCTCCCGAGGCTGGTGGCCAGCAAGCACAGCGTAAGGTGACCTTTCATGGCTCTCTCCGTTGGTGCGATGGCCCTGTGCGAAGACAGGGGCTCTGAAGGGCGCCATTCCCGAGGGCACCCCTTCAGTGTGTGTCTTCTCCCCGGCCGGCAGGTCTCCTCTTCGGCGAGAGGACAACTTGATGCTGACAGCGAAATCGCTCCACTACAGCAGAGCGTGACATCCTTCGGAGGCAGCCTCATGTACTGCACCACTGTGCCCTGCCGTGGAGTGTGGGGCCTGACCGCACTCGGAGCGCTTGTGTGTACCGTGGTCTTCGCAGCACCGTCCGAGACACCCGCCACCGGCGCGACCGTAACAGCGATGGCGACCGACCCGGCCGCTGTCGCAAGGCTCGCGCAAGAGGCGCTGACTCTCAAACGAAGTGGGCAGCCCCAGGCGGCGCTTGCCAAAACGCAACACGCGCTGAGGGCAGACCCGACCAACAAAGAAGCCCATTGGGTAGCGGCCTGGATCCTGGCTGAAACGGGAAGGCGGACGGAGGCGACGGCGGAGTTCCAGGCCTTCGTGAACTGCGCTCCCGGGGATGAGCGGCTGGATGCCGCGTGCCACGCTCTGGAGCGTCTGAGTGGCTCCGCGCCTGCGGCCGCTCCCAGGACCGATCGCGAAGCGCTTGAGGACTTGCTCGAAACCGGGGCCCTCAAGGGCACCCCGGAGCGTCTTGGCGGCGGCGTGATGGTGAAGTACAAGCTTCGCCTTGAGGACGGCAGCGCAAAGGGACGCAAGGCGGTCTTCAAGCCCCGTCAAACCGGGTCGCAGAGCTTCGTCTACGAGATCGCCGCGTATCGCATTGATCGGCTCTGCGGAATGGGCCACGTGCCGGTGACGGTCAAGCGTGACTTGCCCCGCTCTGCCCTGGCCGCCGCGGGCCTTAGCGACCGTCTGCGTTTCTCCGGCGACCTCCTCGGCGGATCCGTTCAGCAGTGGGTGGACAACGCGCGGGACCCACTGGGGTCAGGAGCCAGGAGTTGGGGCCAGGCCTGGCTTACCCGGCTGTCGCATCCCGGCGGTTCCGTCCCTGACGTGGCGACCGCGCGGGCGGTGAGCGACATGGTCCTGCTGGACTACCTGCAAGGCAACATGGACCGATTCTCAGGCGGCAACGTTCTAGAAGATGCGGCCGGCAAGCTCTGGTTCATCGACAACTCCGAGGCCTTCGGGTCCTCCTCGAGGCCACGTCAGGATTTCGACCGTGTGAAGCGCTTCGACCGGGGAGTCATCGAGGCCCTGCGGAAGGCTACCGAGGTCGACTTCACGCGCGACGTGGGCCCGTGGCTCACAGCCTCAGAGCTGCGTGGCCTTCTCGAGCGTCGCCGCCATGCACTACAGCGGGTCGAGGAGCTGGTGGGCCGATACGGCGACTCAGCAGTCTACCTGTAGACCGCGGAGTGGTCGGAAGTCCGTGGTCTGCAGGATGAGGACGATCGCGTGTCCCAAGCCAACCATCCCCTTCGGAGGAGTGTGCATATGGAAGCTCTTGTCCTGCGCTCTTTGCTCGTAGCCGCAGTGCTCGCGCTGTCGGCCGTTGTCCAGGCCGCCGAGGAGTCGCCCAAGGTGGGCGACGTCGTGTTCCAGTCCGACTTCGAAAGCCAGGAGGCCCGCGGTGCCTGGTCGACGAAGCCCGTCGCAACCTGGGTGCCCGTCGAGGGACACGGCAACTGTCTCAAGGTCGAGGTGCCCGCGGACAAGGCCAAGGACACCAACATGGTCCAGCTTGTGGTGGACGTCAGCCGATTCCAGGGCTGTCAGTTGCTCTTCCAGTGCCAGGCGAAGGCCGACGCAGTGACCAAGCCCTCAGCCTCGTACCTGGGCGTGAAGTTCATGTGCCACTATGTGTCGCCGCAGGAGGGGCCCGTGTGGCGGAACCAGTCTGATGTCTATGGCACCTTCGACTGGAAGCCGCTGCGGTTCGCACTGAGCATACCGAAGGACGTCAAGGCCGTGGACTTTAGCCTGGGCCTGCAGGACTGCTCCGGCACGGCATGGTTCGACGACCTCAAGGTGACGGTGACCAAGCTCCCGCCGCCGCCGAGGCCGAAGCCTATGCTCAATCCGCCCCCGGCCTTCAAGGGCCACGATCTGCCGCGCCTGCGTGGTGTGATGTCGCCGAATGTGTTCCGCGACGAGGACATGCGCGTCCTGGGGCAGGAGTGGAAGGCCAACGTCATCCGCTGGCAGATCACCCGCAACTGGGCCAAGGTCGGCACGGACCGCGACCTGGCCGAGTATGACAAGTGGCTCAATGGGCGGCTGGATGAACTCGACCAGGCCCTGGAAGCCTGCCGCCATTACGGGCTGCGTGTCGTGGTCGACATGCACTCGCCTCCGGGTGGTCGTCTGGAGGGCAGCGAACTGGCCATCTTCCACGAGAAGAAGTACGCAGACCACTGGGTCGAGCTGTGGCAACAGATCGCACGGCGCTACAAGGGCAACCCGGTGATCTGGGGCTACGACCTGGTCAACGAGCCGGTGCAGAACATCCCCTCCCCCGAGGGTGTCGACGACTACCTCCAGGGGCAGGTGCGCGTCGCCAAGGCCATCCGGGAGATCGACCCCGACATGCCCATCTTCATCGAGGCGAACCAGTGGGACTCGCCCGAGGGGTATCGTGAGCTGCAGCCTGTGGACGTGCCGAGGGTCATCTACCAGGTCCACATGTATGTGCCCGGCGAGTTCACCCACCAGGGCGTCAACAACCGGTCGGTCGGTTTCACCTACCCCGGTGTGATGAACGGCGTCGAATGGAACAAAGAGCGTCTGCGCGGCGTCCTGGCGCCAGTGCGCGAGTTCCAGCTTGCCTACAACGTGCACATCTACGTCGGCGAGTTCAGCGCGATCCGCTGGGCGCCCGGTGCGGCGCAGTACCTCTCGGACTGCATCGACCTCTTCGAGGAGTACGGCTGGGACTGGACCTTCCATGCCTACCGTGAATGGAGTGGCTGGAGCCTGGAGCACGGTCCGAACCAGGAGGACACGAAACCGACAGCCGAGCCCACAGACCGCAGGAAGGCTGTCGTGAGCTGGTTCGCCAAGAACGTCAAGCCACAGTTCCCGTAGGAGTCGGAGGGAAGAGGTCGCACGCTCAAGGGCTGTCGAAGGCCACGGTGAGGAACAGCGACTGGCGATTGTTGGAGGCAGGCTATGAACAGATTCGCGCTTTGCGCCATGACCGTGCTTGTACTTGCCCAGTTTGGGCAGGCCGAGGGACAACGAATCGTGCTGCAGATATCGGAGCAGGGCCCCGA contains the following coding sequences:
- a CDS encoding cellulase family glycosylhydrolase; the encoded protein is MEALVLRSLLVAAVLALSAVVQAAEESPKVGDVVFQSDFESQEARGAWSTKPVATWVPVEGHGNCLKVEVPADKAKDTNMVQLVVDVSRFQGCQLLFQCQAKADAVTKPSASYLGVKFMCHYVSPQEGPVWRNQSDVYGTFDWKPLRFALSIPKDVKAVDFSLGLQDCSGTAWFDDLKVTVTKLPPPPRPKPMLNPPPAFKGHDLPRLRGVMSPNVFRDEDMRVLGQEWKANVIRWQITRNWAKVGTDRDLAEYDKWLNGRLDELDQALEACRHYGLRVVVDMHSPPGGRLEGSELAIFHEKKYADHWVELWQQIARRYKGNPVIWGYDLVNEPVQNIPSPEGVDDYLQGQVRVAKAIREIDPDMPIFIEANQWDSPEGYRELQPVDVPRVIYQVHMYVPGEFTHQGVNNRSVGFTYPGVMNGVEWNKERLRGVLAPVREFQLAYNVHIYVGEFSAIRWAPGAAQYLSDCIDLFEEYGWDWTFHAYREWSGWSLEHGPNQEDTKPTAEPTDRRKAVVSWFAKNVKPQFP
- a CDS encoding tetratricopeptide repeat protein, giving the protein MYCTTVPCRGVWGLTALGALVCTVVFAAPSETPATGATVTAMATDPAAVARLAQEALTLKRSGQPQAALAKTQHALRADPTNKEAHWVAAWILAETGRRTEATAEFQAFVNCAPGDERLDAACHALERLSGSAPAAAPRTDREALEDLLETGALKGTPERLGGGVMVKYKLRLEDGSAKGRKAVFKPRQTGSQSFVYEIAAYRIDRLCGMGHVPVTVKRDLPRSALAAAGLSDRLRFSGDLLGGSVQQWVDNARDPLGSGARSWGQAWLTRLSHPGGSVPDVATARAVSDMVLLDYLQGNMDRFSGGNVLEDAAGKLWFIDNSEAFGSSSRPRQDFDRVKRFDRGVIEALRKATEVDFTRDVGPWLTASELRGLLERRRHALQRVEELVGRYGDSAVYL